One Pirellulales bacterium DNA window includes the following coding sequences:
- a CDS encoding 50S ribosomal protein L17 has product MRHRRKGRVLGRSPSHRKAMYRNMASSLLLTELEPIGLDNDPKIKGRIVTTLPKAKEIRPYVEKCVTIARRALPHLEKAGQFAAKDERGTQGWKAWRESDQHAKWVAAMAPVVAARRRALRLLGNKDAVRVLFDSVAPRFVDRPGGYTRILKLAKPRLGDAGARAIIEFVGVRDRVTQRAPAPKFEGETADAR; this is encoded by the coding sequence ATGAGACATCGCAGAAAAGGCCGAGTGCTCGGCCGCTCCCCCAGCCATCGCAAGGCCATGTACCGCAACATGGCGTCCAGCCTGCTGCTCACCGAGCTCGAGCCGATCGGCCTCGATAACGATCCCAAGATCAAGGGTCGCATTGTCACCACGCTGCCCAAGGCCAAGGAAATTCGGCCTTACGTGGAAAAGTGCGTGACGATCGCGCGCCGTGCGCTGCCGCACCTGGAGAAGGCGGGCCAGTTCGCCGCCAAGGACGAGCGCGGCACGCAAGGCTGGAAGGCCTGGCGCGAGAGCGATCAACACGCCAAGTGGGTCGCCGCCATGGCTCCGGTGGTCGCCGCCCGGCGCCGCGCCCTGCGGTTGTTGGGCAACAAAGACGCCGTGCGCGTCTTGTTCGATTCGGTGGCGCCCCGCTTCGTCGATCGGCCCGGAGGTTACACCCGCATCCTCAAACTCGCCAAGCCGCGGCTGGGCGATGCCGGCGCGCGGGCGATCATCGAGTTTGTCGGTGTCCGCGATCGCGTCACGCAGCGCGCCCCGGCGCCAAAGTTCGAAGGCGAAACGGCCGACGCCCGGTAG
- a CDS encoding DNA-directed RNA polymerase subunit alpha translates to MRIRWRGLELPSQVAAERATLSSTYGKFVAEPFERGFGSTIGNSLRRVLLSSLEGSAVTQIKIHGAQHEFTTLPGVVEDMTDIVLNCKSLIFKNYSEQTKVVRIEKNTKGLVTGADVKTDEAVEVINKDHVIATLTQDIPFVMEMVVENGRGYEAVAERDQQSQEIGIIPVDAVFSPVIRVRYEVEETRVGQKTNYDKLTLEIWTNGTVTPEMALVEAAKILRKHINPFVQYAELGPSVHAEPRRGGAGDAALEAKLGMSLSELNLSVRAMNCLESENIHSLRDLVQRAEEQLLEVRNFGDTTLNEVKEKLTDLGLRLGMRVPAGSR, encoded by the coding sequence ATGCGTATTCGATGGCGTGGTCTCGAACTGCCCAGTCAAGTCGCCGCCGAGCGCGCGACGTTGTCGTCGACCTATGGCAAGTTTGTCGCCGAGCCGTTCGAACGCGGCTTCGGATCGACCATCGGCAATAGCCTGCGCCGCGTGCTCTTGTCCAGCCTGGAGGGGAGCGCCGTCACGCAGATCAAGATCCACGGCGCCCAGCACGAGTTCACCACCCTGCCGGGCGTGGTCGAGGATATGACCGACATCGTCCTCAACTGCAAGTCGCTGATCTTCAAGAACTACAGCGAACAGACCAAGGTGGTGCGGATCGAAAAGAACACCAAGGGGCTGGTCACCGGCGCCGACGTCAAGACCGACGAGGCGGTGGAGGTGATCAACAAAGACCACGTGATCGCCACCCTCACGCAGGACATCCCCTTTGTGATGGAGATGGTGGTCGAGAATGGCCGCGGCTACGAGGCGGTGGCCGAGCGCGACCAGCAATCGCAAGAGATCGGCATCATTCCGGTTGACGCCGTCTTTAGCCCGGTGATCCGCGTCCGCTACGAGGTGGAAGAAACCCGCGTGGGTCAAAAGACCAACTACGACAAGCTGACGCTCGAAATCTGGACCAACGGCACCGTGACGCCCGAGATGGCGCTGGTGGAGGCGGCCAAGATTTTGCGCAAGCACATCAACCCGTTCGTGCAGTACGCCGAGTTGGGCCCCTCGGTCCATGCCGAGCCGCGCCGCGGCGGCGCCGGCGACGCCGCGCTCGAGGCCAAGCTGGGCATGAGCCTCTCCGAGCTCAACCTCTCGGTCCGCGCGATGAACTGCCTCGAGTCCGAGAACATCCACAGCCTCCGCGATCTGGTGCAGCGGGCAGAGGAGCAACTCCTCGAAGTGCGCAATTTCGGCGATACCACGCTCAACGAAGTCAAGGAAAAGCTGACCGACCTGGGCCTGCGGCTCGGCATGCGTGTCCCGGCCGGGTCGCGCTGA
- the rpsD gene encoding 30S ribosomal protein S4, whose amino-acid sequence MARHVGPVCRLCRREGLKLFLKGNRCDTPKCAVERRSSPPGMNQSRRAKLTDYGVHLREKQKVKHYYGVLERQFRTYVTMAERSKGNTGSTLMSLLERRLDNIIHRLGWGLSRAQARQLVNHGHVTINGRRVDIPSYLVRAGDVIRVKNRPKSVQFVQSNMAENQRQVPDFLSVIEGDLPEGIVTRLPDAEDVSLPVQTQLIVELVSR is encoded by the coding sequence ATGGCTCGTCACGTTGGTCCGGTTTGCCGGCTCTGTCGCCGCGAAGGCCTCAAGCTGTTTCTCAAAGGCAATCGCTGCGACACCCCCAAATGCGCGGTCGAGCGCCGCAGCTCGCCCCCCGGCATGAACCAGTCGCGTCGCGCCAAGCTCACCGACTACGGCGTGCACCTGCGCGAAAAGCAGAAGGTCAAGCATTACTACGGCGTGCTGGAGCGCCAGTTCCGCACCTATGTCACCATGGCCGAGCGCTCCAAAGGCAACACCGGCAGCACGCTGATGAGCCTGCTCGAGCGCCGCCTGGACAACATCATCCATCGCCTCGGTTGGGGGCTGAGCCGCGCTCAGGCCCGCCAGTTGGTCAATCACGGCCATGTTACGATCAACGGCCGCCGGGTCGACATCCCCAGTTATCTGGTCCGCGCCGGAGACGTGATTCGCGTCAAAAATCGCCCCAAGAGCGTGCAATTCGTGCAGTCGAACATGGCCGAGAATCAGCGCCAGGTGCCCGACTTCTTGAGCGTGATCGAAGGCGACCTGCCCGAGGGAATTGTCACTCGCCTGCCCGACGCCGAAGACGTGTCGCTGCCGGTGCAAACGCAGTTGATCGTCGAGTTGGTGTCGCGCTAG
- the rpsK gene encoding 30S ribosomal protein S11 produces MGKAAASSAGAKRRKTRRNVTAGIAYIKATFNNTTVTITDTKGDTLCWSSAGTAGYKGSRKSTPFAGQMAAQQAAEKASKFGVKELDVRVRGPGSGRESAITALQAAGMTIRSIEDITPLPHNGCRPPKKRRV; encoded by the coding sequence GTGGGTAAGGCAGCAGCGAGCTCGGCCGGCGCCAAACGTCGCAAGACGCGGCGCAACGTCACCGCCGGCATCGCCTACATCAAGGCGACCTTCAACAACACCACGGTCACCATCACCGACACCAAGGGCGACACCTTGTGCTGGTCGAGCGCCGGCACGGCGGGCTACAAGGGAAGCCGCAAGAGCACTCCCTTCGCCGGCCAGATGGCCGCGCAGCAAGCCGCTGAAAAGGCCTCCAAGTTCGGCGTCAAAGAATTGGACGTGCGCGTGCGCGGGCCAGGTTCCGGACGCGAGAGCGCCATCACCGCGCTACAGGCCGCGGGCATGACCATCCGCTCGATCGAAGATATCACCCCGCTGCCGCACAACGGTTGTCGCCCTCCCAAGAAGCGCCGCGTCTAA
- the rpsM gene encoding 30S ribosomal protein S13: MPRLMGVDIPNDKPAWVSLTYLYGVGPKSALELCQKAGVNPQAHARELAEDELARISVLLDKDYTVEGQLRRQLAQNIARLRDINCYRGIRHRRGLPVRGQRTKTNARTRKGPKKTVAGKKGVKDLR, translated from the coding sequence ATGCCTCGTCTGATGGGTGTAGATATCCCGAACGACAAGCCCGCTTGGGTGTCGCTCACGTACCTGTATGGCGTTGGTCCCAAGTCGGCGCTAGAGCTCTGCCAAAAGGCCGGAGTCAATCCGCAGGCCCATGCCCGCGAACTGGCCGAAGACGAGCTGGCCCGCATCTCGGTGCTGCTCGACAAAGATTACACCGTCGAAGGCCAGTTGCGTCGTCAACTGGCGCAGAACATCGCGCGGCTGCGCGACATCAACTGCTATCGCGGCATCCGGCATCGTCGTGGTTTGCCGGTGCGCGGCCAACGAACCAAGACCAACGCCCGTACCCGCAAGGGCCCCAAGAAGACCGTGGCCGGCAAGAAGGGCGTGAAGGACCTCCGCTAA
- the rpmJ gene encoding 50S ribosomal protein L36, with protein sequence MKVRASVKRICEHCKIVRRRGVVFVVCNNPRHKQRQG encoded by the coding sequence ATGAAGGTTCGCGCAAGCGTCAAGCGGATTTGTGAGCATTGCAAGATCGTGCGCCGGCGCGGCGTGGTCTTTGTGGTCTGCAACAATCCACGTCATAAGCAGCGTCAGGGTTAA